A portion of the Streptomyces sp. NBC_01335 genome contains these proteins:
- a CDS encoding DUF742 domain-containing protein has translation MAAPTGGHPYDGSQRVPDEHGENRFNFPSAPSGAGGAQGYDPYPTPQQPMQQHPRGADWPQQPGPEWSQRRQSEWQPRQEPPQRFDAPAPRIQPVAQPAPRPAPAEHAAHNPLVRPYAMTGGRTRPRYQLAIEALVSTTADPSRLQGQLPEHQRICRLCFEIKSVAEISALLSIPLGVARILVADLAEAGLVAIHQPGGDETAGGQPDVTLLERVLSGLRKL, from the coding sequence GTGGCAGCACCCACAGGCGGACACCCGTATGACGGCAGTCAGCGGGTTCCGGACGAGCACGGGGAAAACCGCTTCAACTTCCCTTCCGCACCGAGCGGCGCGGGCGGCGCGCAGGGCTACGACCCGTATCCGACGCCCCAGCAGCCCATGCAGCAGCACCCGCGCGGAGCCGACTGGCCTCAGCAGCCGGGGCCGGAGTGGTCCCAGCGGCGGCAGTCCGAGTGGCAGCCGCGGCAGGAGCCGCCGCAGCGGTTCGACGCCCCGGCGCCCCGGATCCAGCCGGTGGCGCAACCGGCTCCGAGGCCCGCACCGGCGGAGCATGCCGCCCACAACCCGTTGGTCCGTCCGTACGCCATGACTGGTGGACGGACGCGGCCGCGTTACCAGCTCGCCATCGAGGCGCTGGTCAGTACGACGGCCGATCCGTCAAGGCTGCAAGGGCAGTTGCCCGAGCACCAGCGGATCTGCCGGCTCTGCTTCGAGATCAAGTCGGTGGCCGAGATCTCGGCCCTTCTCTCGATCCCGCTCGGCGTTGCCCGGATCCTCGTCGCCGACCTGGCCGAGGCCGGACTCGTCGCTATCCATCAGCCCGGCGGCGACGAGACCGCCGGCGGTCAGCCAGATGTGACACTGCTCGAAAGGGTGCTCAGTGGACTTCGCAAGCTCTAG
- a CDS encoding roadblock/LC7 domain-containing protein has product MSQAAQNLNWLITSFVDSTPGVSHTVVVSADGLLLAMSEGFPRDRADQLAAVASGLTSLTAGASRIFEGGAVNQTVVEMERGFLFIMSISDGSSLAVLAHPDADIGLVGYEMALLVDRAGGVLTPDLRAELQGSLLN; this is encoded by the coding sequence ATGAGCCAGGCGGCGCAGAATCTCAACTGGTTGATCACCAGCTTCGTGGACAGCACCCCCGGGGTGTCGCACACGGTGGTGGTCTCCGCCGACGGACTCCTGCTGGCCATGTCCGAGGGGTTCCCGCGCGACCGCGCCGACCAGTTGGCGGCCGTCGCCTCCGGTCTGACGTCGCTGACCGCGGGTGCCTCCCGGATCTTCGAGGGCGGCGCCGTCAACCAGACTGTTGTGGAGATGGAGCGAGGATTTCTCTTCATCATGTCGATTTCTGACGGATCTTCGCTTGCTGTTCTGGCCCACCCGGATGCCGATATCGGTCTGGTTGGGTACGAAATGGCACTTTTGGTGGACCGTGCGGGCGGTGTTCTGACGCCGGATCTGCGCGCCGAACTCCAGGGAAGTCTTCTCAACTAA
- a CDS encoding acyl-CoA carboxylase subunit beta: MTVVDEIPGEPSDTRGRVAELLALREQARRGPSDRATEAQHAKGKLTARERIELLLDAGSFKEVEQLRRHRATGFGLESKKPYTDGVITGWGTVEGRTVFVYAHDFRIFGGALGEAHATKIHKIMDMAISAGAPLVSLNDGAGARIQEGVSALAGYGGIFQRNTRASGVIPQISVMLGPCAGGAAYSPALTDFVFMVRETSQMFITGPDVVKAVTGEEITQNGLGGADVHAETSGVAHFAYDDEETCIAEVRYLIGMLPSNNRENPPTVASDDPADRRGDVLLDLVPADGNRPYDMHKVIEELVDDGDYLEVHERWARNIICALARMDGQVVGIVANQPQSLAGVLDIEASEKAARFVQMCDAFNIPIITLLDVPGFLPGVDQEHGGIIRHGAKLLYAYCNATVPRISLILRKAYGGAYIVMDSQSIGADLTYAWPTNEIAVMGAEGAANVIFRRQIAEAEDPEAMRTRMVKEYKAELMHPYYAAERGLVDDVIDPAETREVLIASLAMLRNKHADLPSRKHGNPPQ, translated from the coding sequence ATGACCGTTGTGGACGAAATCCCGGGTGAGCCGAGCGACACGCGTGGCCGGGTGGCCGAACTGCTGGCCCTGCGTGAGCAGGCGCGGCGCGGCCCGAGCGACCGGGCCACCGAGGCGCAGCACGCCAAGGGCAAGCTGACCGCCCGCGAGCGCATCGAGCTCCTGCTGGACGCCGGTTCGTTCAAGGAGGTCGAGCAGCTCAGGCGGCACCGGGCCACCGGCTTCGGCCTGGAGTCCAAGAAGCCCTACACCGACGGTGTCATCACCGGCTGGGGCACGGTCGAGGGCCGGACGGTCTTCGTCTACGCACACGACTTCCGCATCTTCGGCGGCGCGCTGGGCGAGGCCCACGCCACCAAGATCCACAAGATCATGGACATGGCCATCTCGGCCGGTGCGCCGCTGGTCTCGCTCAACGACGGCGCCGGCGCCCGTATCCAGGAGGGCGTCAGCGCGCTCGCCGGTTACGGCGGTATCTTCCAGCGCAACACCCGGGCCTCCGGTGTCATCCCGCAGATCAGCGTGATGCTCGGCCCGTGCGCCGGCGGTGCGGCGTACAGCCCCGCCCTCACCGACTTCGTCTTCATGGTCCGCGAGACCTCGCAGATGTTCATCACCGGACCGGACGTCGTCAAGGCGGTCACCGGCGAGGAGATCACCCAGAACGGCCTCGGCGGCGCGGACGTGCACGCCGAGACCTCGGGCGTCGCGCACTTCGCGTACGACGACGAGGAGACCTGCATCGCCGAGGTCCGCTACCTCATCGGGATGCTCCCCTCGAACAACCGGGAGAACCCGCCGACGGTGGCGAGCGACGACCCGGCGGACCGCCGCGGCGACGTCCTGCTGGACCTGGTGCCGGCCGACGGCAACCGCCCGTACGACATGCACAAGGTCATCGAGGAGCTCGTCGACGACGGCGACTACCTGGAGGTCCACGAGCGCTGGGCCCGCAACATCATCTGCGCCCTCGCCCGGATGGACGGCCAGGTCGTCGGCATCGTCGCCAACCAGCCGCAGTCCCTGGCCGGTGTCCTGGACATCGAGGCGTCCGAGAAGGCCGCGCGATTCGTCCAGATGTGTGACGCCTTCAACATTCCCATCATCACTCTTCTGGACGTACCCGGCTTCCTCCCGGGCGTGGACCAGGAGCACGGTGGGATCATTCGGCACGGCGCCAAGCTGCTCTACGCCTACTGCAACGCCACCGTGCCGAGGATCTCGCTGATCCTGCGCAAGGCCTACGGCGGCGCGTACATCGTCATGGACAGCCAGTCCATCGGCGCCGACCTGACCTACGCCTGGCCGACCAACGAGATCGCGGTCATGGGAGCCGAAGGTGCCGCCAACGTCATCTTCCGCCGCCAGATCGCCGAGGCCGAGGACCCCGAGGCCATGCGGACCCGCATGGTCAAGGAGTACAAGGCCGAGCTGATGCACCCGTACTACGCGGCGGAGCGCGGACTGGTCGACGACGTCATCGACCCGGCCGAGACCCGCGAGGTGCTGATCGCCTCGCTCGCGATGCTCCGCAACAAGCACGCCGACCTGCCGTCCCGCAAGCACGGCAACCCCCCGCAGTAG
- a CDS encoding GTP-binding protein, producing MDFASSSGGTARSTTSAKIVVAGGFGVGKTTFVGAVSEISPLRTEAVMTSASAGIDDLTHTGDKTTTTVAMDFGRITLDQDLILYLFGTPGQDRFWFMWDDLVRGAIGAVVLVDTRRLADCFPAVDYFENSGLPFVIALNGFDGHQPYTPDEVREALQIGPDTPILTTDARHRSDAKSALITLVEHALMARLK from the coding sequence GTGGACTTCGCAAGCTCTAGCGGCGGTACGGCCCGCTCCACCACCTCGGCGAAGATCGTGGTGGCGGGGGGCTTCGGCGTGGGTAAGACCACGTTTGTCGGTGCCGTTTCGGAGATCAGCCCGCTGCGCACCGAGGCCGTGATGACGTCGGCTTCGGCGGGCATCGACGACCTGACCCACACCGGGGACAAGACCACCACCACGGTGGCCATGGACTTCGGACGCATCACCCTGGACCAGGACCTGATCCTCTACCTGTTCGGCACCCCCGGGCAGGACCGTTTCTGGTTCATGTGGGACGACCTCGTACGCGGCGCCATCGGCGCCGTCGTCCTGGTCGACACCCGCCGCCTCGCCGACTGCTTCCCCGCCGTCGACTACTTCGAGAACAGCGGCCTCCCCTTCGTCATCGCCCTCAACGGCTTCGACGGACACCAGCCCTACACCCCCGACGAAGTACGCGAAGCACTCCAGATCGGACCCGACACCCCGATCCTCACCACCGACGCCCGCCACCGCTCCGACGCCAAGAGCGCCCTCATCACCCTCGTCGAACACGCCCTCATGGCCCGGCTCAAGTAG
- a CDS encoding GTP-binding protein has product MDFASSSGGAARSTTSAKIVVAGGFGVGKTTFVGAVSEINPLRTEAVMTSASAGIDDLTHTGDKTTTTVAMDFGRITLDQDLILYLFGTPGQDRFWFMWDDLVRGAIGAVVLVDTRRLADCFPAVDYFENSGLPFVIALNGFDGHQPYTPDEVREALQIGPDTPILTTDARHRSDAKSALITLVEHALMARLR; this is encoded by the coding sequence GTGGACTTCGCAAGCTCTAGCGGCGGAGCGGCCCGCTCCACCACCTCGGCGAAGATCGTGGTGGCAGGGGGCTTCGGCGTGGGTAAGACCACGTTTGTCGGTGCCGTTTCGGAGATCAACCCGCTGCGCACCGAAGCCGTGATGACGTCGGCTTCGGCGGGCATCGACGACCTGACCCACACCGGGGACAAGACCACCACCACGGTGGCCATGGACTTCGGACGCATCACCCTGGACCAGGACCTGATCCTCTACCTGTTCGGCACCCCCGGGCAGGACCGTTTCTGGTTCATGTGGGACGACCTCGTACGCGGCGCCATCGGCGCCGTCGTGCTGGTCGACACCCGCCGCCTCGCCGACTGCTTCCCCGCCGTCGACTACTTCGAGAACAGCGGCCTCCCCTTCGTCATCGCCCTCAACGGCTTCGACGGACACCAGCCCTACACCCCCGACGAAGTACGCGAAGCACTCCAGATCGGACCCGACACCCCGATCCTCACCACCGACGCCCGCCACCGCTCCGACGCCAAGAGCGCCCTCATCACCCTCGTCGAACACGCCCTCATGGCCCGGCTGCGCTGA
- a CDS encoding roadblock/LC7 domain-containing protein yields MSQAAQNLNWLITNFVDNTPGVSHTVVVSADGLLLAMSEGFPRDRADQLAAVASGLTSLTAGASRIFEGGAVSQTVVEMERGFLFLMSVSDGSSLAVLAHPEADIGLVGYEMALLVDRAGTVLTPDLRAELQGSLLH; encoded by the coding sequence ATGAGTCAGGCCGCGCAGAATTTGAACTGGCTGATCACCAACTTCGTGGACAACACCCCCGGGGTGTCGCACACGGTGGTGGTGTCGGCGGACGGCCTCCTGCTGGCCATGTCCGAAGGATTCCCGCGCGACCGCGCCGACCAGCTGGCCGCGGTCGCCTCCGGGCTCACCTCGCTGACCGCCGGCGCCTCCCGGATCTTCGAGGGCGGTGCCGTCAGCCAGACGGTGGTGGAGATGGAGCGCGGTTTCCTGTTCCTGATGTCGGTCTCGGACGGCTCGTCGCTGGCCGTTCTCGCCCACCCCGAGGCCGACATCGGTCTCGTCGGTTACGAAATGGCTCTGCTCGTCGACCGTGCCGGCACGGTCCTCACGCCCGACCTGCGCGCCGAGCTCCAAGGAAGTCTGCTCCACTAG
- a CDS encoding nitrate- and nitrite sensing domain-containing protein, whose translation MRRSNEGSPTQPERGNFTPPRTAVSPGERAARADAADDGSPVGSTSKLSPRNWRVATRLNAILLIPALVGLIMGGFQVKGSIDTWNEAQEAEKTALIVRSASVYGQALLNERDLTAQPLLSGESTASAVTQTRAATDTAASGFTAAVANMPRTPGLQRRLKLFKSEEPKLAALRKAAYTKSLDPVKTEEGYTQIQHSLMEFANELGLGTGNVTSYGRTVYALELSQAAESLQRSIGLHLLVRPSEDEDTFNAQVKAFGSYNYLEQIALGEFNSGGTQADVDRLKEVMAGKATEGAAQLKAAKAQAEAAGAPFVAPPSVDGSVFDGMAAQIGRGLSPSELKAKGITPETWTAAATAKFEGYATVTDELVDKAVEEAAQISSDAKSDAIVNASIVVVALLAAFVVAGFMARQMSRAMRRLRTAAFEVAEQRLPSLVDQLSRTEPGRVDTRVKPIPINTSDEIGEVARAFDQVHREAVRLASEQAMLRGNVNAIFTNLSRRNQSLIEGQLTLITGLENNEADPDQLESLFKLDHLATRMRRNGENLLVLAGEEPGRRWNQPVPLVDVLRAASSEVESYERIELTGVPETEIHGQAVTDLVHLLAELLENATVFSSPQTKVRVTATRLPDGRVMIEIHDKGIGLTAEDFADINHKLANPPTVDAAVSQRMGLFVVGRLSDRHGVRVQLRPSGEQAGTTSLVMLPDAITHGGGGEPAAEPDSFTVSSIIPEQQQSFAPAPQLSGMRTAAELGFDDSRYDGESPALDPVGRSLMREERRAALEAAHTGGEQSPFQGGAGGEADGLAAPQQQGFEQTGYAASGYEQPASYDQNGYPQGTFEQGSFPQGPTGQSPFEQGSFEQPQQGFEQTGHPGTYEPYAQDTGYRPDAEQLPQGGYAEQVYPAQDAQQPSYGDQFAPLGDQPQQDGWPEQGGFQGGYETSVQEETESAPSAPDETSERVGFDHSGPTANAGHDMTDAGLPRRGGQQHWQPNGPVGDRPAAADRPQRQDSPSAAEPQDGNGTDDWRSTNDERWERAEKLRDPKAGGITLSGLPRRVPKANLVEGTAEQTQQGGPQVSRAPEDIRGRLSNLRRGIQQGRKQGSDSSNTYNQER comes from the coding sequence GTGAGGCGAAGCAACGAAGGCTCCCCGACGCAGCCTGAGCGGGGCAACTTCACGCCGCCGCGCACCGCTGTGTCCCCCGGGGAACGCGCCGCCCGCGCGGACGCGGCCGACGACGGATCGCCCGTCGGCAGTACGAGCAAGCTGTCCCCGCGCAACTGGCGGGTGGCGACGCGACTGAACGCGATCCTCCTGATCCCCGCGCTGGTGGGCCTCATCATGGGCGGATTCCAGGTGAAGGGGTCGATCGACACCTGGAACGAGGCCCAGGAGGCGGAGAAGACCGCCCTCATCGTCCGCTCGGCCTCCGTCTACGGGCAGGCGCTGCTGAACGAGCGCGACCTCACCGCCCAGCCCCTCCTGTCCGGGGAGTCCACCGCCTCGGCCGTGACGCAGACCCGCGCCGCCACCGACACCGCGGCCTCGGGGTTCACCGCCGCGGTGGCGAACATGCCGCGGACACCCGGTCTCCAGCGCCGGCTGAAGCTCTTCAAGAGCGAGGAGCCGAAGCTCGCCGCGCTGCGCAAGGCCGCGTACACGAAGAGCCTGGACCCGGTGAAGACCGAAGAGGGCTACACCCAGATCCAGCACTCGCTGATGGAGTTCGCCAACGAACTCGGCCTGGGGACCGGCAACGTCACCAGCTACGGCCGTACCGTCTACGCGCTCGAACTCTCGCAGGCGGCGGAGTCCCTCCAGCGTTCGATCGGTCTGCACCTGCTGGTGCGCCCGAGCGAGGACGAGGACACCTTCAACGCCCAGGTCAAGGCCTTCGGCTCGTACAACTACCTGGAGCAGATCGCTCTCGGGGAGTTCAACTCCGGTGGTACCCAGGCGGACGTCGACCGCCTCAAGGAGGTCATGGCCGGCAAGGCCACCGAGGGCGCCGCGCAGCTGAAGGCCGCCAAGGCGCAGGCCGAGGCGGCCGGGGCCCCGTTCGTGGCCCCGCCCAGCGTCGACGGCTCCGTCTTCGACGGAATGGCCGCGCAGATCGGCCGGGGGCTGTCGCCGTCCGAGCTGAAGGCGAAGGGGATCACCCCGGAGACCTGGACGGCCGCCGCCACCGCGAAGTTCGAGGGGTACGCCACCGTCACGGACGAGCTCGTCGACAAGGCGGTGGAGGAGGCCGCGCAGATCTCCTCCGACGCCAAGTCCGACGCCATCGTCAACGCCTCGATCGTCGTCGTCGCCCTGCTCGCCGCGTTCGTCGTGGCCGGCTTCATGGCCCGCCAGATGAGCCGGGCGATGCGCCGGCTGCGCACCGCCGCCTTCGAGGTCGCCGAGCAGCGGCTGCCGTCGCTGGTCGACCAGTTGTCGCGGACCGAGCCGGGCCGGGTCGACACCCGCGTCAAGCCCATCCCGATCAACACCAGCGACGAGATCGGCGAGGTCGCCCGCGCCTTCGACCAGGTGCACCGCGAGGCCGTCCGGCTCGCCTCCGAGCAGGCGATGCTGCGGGGGAACGTCAACGCGATCTTCACCAACCTGTCGCGCCGCAACCAGTCGCTCATCGAGGGCCAGCTGACCCTCATCACCGGCCTGGAGAACAACGAGGCCGACCCGGACCAGCTGGAGAGCCTCTTCAAGCTGGACCACCTGGCCACCCGCATGCGCCGCAACGGCGAGAACCTCCTGGTCCTCGCCGGCGAGGAGCCGGGCCGCCGCTGGAACCAGCCGGTGCCGCTGGTGGACGTGCTCCGCGCCGCCTCCTCCGAGGTGGAGTCGTACGAGCGCATCGAGCTCACCGGGGTCCCGGAGACCGAGATCCACGGCCAGGCCGTGACCGACCTCGTGCACCTGCTGGCGGAGCTGCTGGAGAACGCCACGGTGTTCTCCTCGCCGCAGACCAAGGTCCGCGTCACCGCGACCCGGCTGCCGGACGGCCGCGTGATGATCGAGATCCACGACAAGGGAATCGGCCTCACCGCCGAGGACTTCGCCGACATCAACCACAAGCTGGCCAACCCGCCGACCGTGGACGCCGCGGTCTCCCAGCGGATGGGTCTCTTCGTGGTCGGCCGGCTCTCCGACCGCCACGGCGTCCGGGTCCAGCTGCGCCCCTCGGGCGAGCAGGCAGGTACGACCTCCCTGGTCATGCTGCCGGACGCGATCACCCACGGTGGCGGTGGCGAACCCGCCGCCGAGCCGGACAGCTTCACCGTCTCCTCGATCATCCCGGAGCAGCAGCAGTCCTTCGCCCCCGCTCCGCAGCTCTCGGGCATGCGCACGGCCGCCGAACTCGGCTTCGACGACTCGCGCTACGACGGCGAGTCGCCCGCGCTGGACCCGGTGGGCCGCTCGCTGATGCGCGAGGAGCGCCGGGCCGCGCTGGAGGCCGCCCACACCGGCGGCGAGCAGTCCCCCTTCCAGGGCGGCGCGGGTGGCGAGGCCGACGGCCTGGCGGCCCCGCAGCAGCAGGGCTTCGAGCAGACCGGCTACGCGGCGTCCGGTTACGAGCAGCCGGCCTCGTACGACCAGAACGGCTACCCGCAGGGCACGTTCGAGCAGGGTTCCTTCCCCCAGGGGCCGACCGGGCAGAGCCCCTTCGAGCAGGGTTCCTTCGAGCAGCCTCAGCAGGGCTTCGAGCAGACCGGCCACCCGGGGACGTACGAGCCGTACGCCCAGGACACGGGCTACCGGCCGGACGCCGAGCAGCTCCCCCAGGGCGGCTATGCGGAACAGGTCTACCCGGCCCAGGATGCGCAACAGCCTTCGTACGGTGACCAGTTCGCGCCACTCGGTGATCAGCCCCAGCAGGACGGGTGGCCGGAACAGGGCGGTTTCCAGGGAGGTTACGAGACCTCCGTCCAGGAAGAAACGGAATCCGCTCCCAGCGCTCCCGATGAGACGTCCGAGCGCGTAGGCTTCGATCATTCGGGTCCCACCGCGAACGCGGGTCACGACATGACCGATGCGGGGCTCCCGCGCCGGGGCGGGCAGCAGCACTGGCAGCCCAACGGGCCGGTCGGTGACCGGCCCGCGGCGGCGGACCGGCCCCAGCGGCAGGATTCCCCGTCGGCCGCCGAACCGCAGGACGGCAACGGCACGGACGACTGGCGTTCGACCAACGACGAGCGCTGGGAGCGGGCCGAGAAGCTCCGGGACCCGAAGGCCGGCGGAATAACCCTCTCGGGGCTTCCCCGGCGAGTGCCCAAGGCCAACTTGGTCGAAGGCACCGCGGAGCAGACCCAGCAGGGCGGCCCACAGGTCTCCCGTGCGCCCGAGGACATCCGCGGCAGGTTGAGCAACCTGCGGCGCGGCATCCAGCAGGGGCGCAAGCAGGGGTCGGACAGCAGTAATACCTACAACCAGGAGCGTTAG
- a CDS encoding acyl-CoA carboxylase subunit epsilon, with protein MSVTAAESVLRVEKGHAAPEELAAITAVLLARAAARPTPARQGRDTAGWRRLERTPGFRAPHSWQG; from the coding sequence ATGAGCGTCACTGCCGCCGAGTCCGTGCTGCGCGTCGAGAAGGGCCACGCCGCCCCCGAGGAGCTCGCGGCCATCACCGCCGTCCTGCTCGCCCGCGCGGCGGCCCGGCCCACCCCCGCCCGCCAGGGCCGCGACACGGCCGGATGGCGTCGCCTGGAGCGCACCCCCGGCTTCCGCGCCCCGCACAGCTGGCAGGGCTGA
- a CDS encoding DUF742 domain-containing protein has translation MTPPPASPDPYGALHHASYDGEGDQPLVRPYAMTGGRTRPRYQLAIEALVSTTADPAHLGTLLPEHQRICHLCREVKSVAEVSALLSMPLGVARILVADLAEAGMVAIHQPGNGEAGGTPDVTLLERVLSGLRKL, from the coding sequence ATGACCCCGCCACCCGCCTCACCCGATCCGTACGGCGCTCTGCACCACGCGTCGTACGACGGGGAGGGCGACCAGCCGCTGGTTCGTCCGTACGCCATGACCGGCGGACGGACGCGACCGCGTTACCAGCTCGCCATCGAGGCGTTGGTCAGTACGACGGCCGACCCCGCGCACCTGGGAACGCTGCTGCCCGAGCACCAGCGGATCTGCCACCTCTGCCGCGAGGTCAAGTCGGTGGCCGAGGTTTCGGCTCTGCTGTCCATGCCGCTCGGCGTGGCCCGGATCCTGGTCGCGGACCTGGCGGAAGCCGGCATGGTGGCCATCCACCAGCCGGGCAACGGAGAGGCCGGCGGAACGCCGGATGTGACACTGCTCGAAAGGGTGCTCAGTGGACTTCGCAAGCTCTAG